Proteins co-encoded in one Amia ocellicauda isolate fAmiCal2 chromosome 11, fAmiCal2.hap1, whole genome shotgun sequence genomic window:
- the csf1rb gene encoding macrophage colony-stimulating factor 1 receptor: protein MLCLVLIFGVLLCAAQGLEPPLIQPNQTEIIINSGAILHLHCSGEKPVNWIAAFAKHKKLIKTSGTTSVFKAKATVDFTGTYKCIYKDQQNLFSSIHVYVKDPVKLFLDEKYGYHFLRKEGEDITLPCLLTDPSATDFSLRMENGSSVPRGMNYTVDPKRGITIRNLQPRFNADYVCRAKKDGEFKFSIAFSINVVQKLRSPPYVYLDTDEYVRIVGETLEISCTTNNPNFNYNVTWKHSTRERLQASEEIGYEGSKLAIRSILKIPAVSMSDTGNITCVGANEAGTNSSTTYLQVVDKAYLRLSTPMDTVLEVQEGQDLELKVLIEAYPVILQKGWVTPRSHNNSAHKQVFHKFNNRYEAILLLRRMKAEERGQYIFFAKNTKENASVTFHIHFHQKPTAEVKWHNTNNLSCRAFGYPAPNIQWHQCLGMKSTCKENDTATLEHLQADTTVSNQEPYGDVEVLSTVNVGPFSERMTVECVAFNIAGEDRVSLQTDVLHTPFFTKTLVGSLCVAGLFLVLLVILLYKYKQKPRYEIRWKIIETCDGNNYTFIDPTQLPYNEKWEFPRDKLRLGKILGAGAFGKVVEATAYGLGNEDNVVRVAVKMLKPSAHSDEREALMSELKILSHLGHHKNIVNLLGACTHGGPVLVITEYCSYGDLLNFLRNKAECFLTSVSVPNILEEAGDYKNLSIEKKYIRSDSGISSSCSDGYLEMKPGPLPTHSPKGSTCDEPEGDTWPLDMDDLLKFSYQVAQGLSFLAAKNCIHRDVAARNVLLTDGRVAKICDFGLARDIMNDSNYVVKGNARLPVKWMAPESIFDCVYTVQSDVWSYGILLWEIFSLGKSPYPSMLVDTKFYKMIKDGYQMSRPDYALPEMYTIMKMCWNLEPTERPTFDKIGQLIQRLLGEQTEQIYKNVGYSGMEEEAETCDAPKCQEESCDQGEDVQPLMKTNNYQFC from the exons ATGCTGTGTCTGGTTCTGATCTTTGGGGTCCTGCTTTGTGCAGCCCAAG GTTTGGAACCACCATTAATTCAGCCAAACCAGACAGAAATTATCATTAACTCTGGGGCAATCCTACATCTTCACTGTTCTGGTGAAAAACCTGTGAACTGGATTGCAGCATTTGCAAAACATAAGAAGCTTATAAAAACTAGTGGAACCACCAGTGTATTCAAGGCAAAAGCTACAGTGGATTTTACAGGCAcctacaaatgtatatataaggaCCAGCAAAACCTGTTTTCCTCAATACATGTTTATGTCAAAG ATCCAGTAAAGCTATTCTTAGATGAAAAGTATGGGTACCATTTCTTGCGGAAGGAAGGAGAGGATATTACCTTGCCCTGTCTGCTGACCGATCCGAGTGCCACTGACTTCTCACTCAGAATGGAAAATGGTAGCTCTGTCCCTCGTGGGATGAACTACACTGTTGATCCAAAGAGAGGAATAACCATTCGAAACCTGCAACCCCGCTTTAATGCTGACTACGTTTGCCGGGCCAAAAAGGATGGAGAATTCAAATTCTCTATAGCTTTCAGCATCAATGTCGTGCAAA AGTTGCGTTCTCCACCTTATGTGTACCTGGACACAGACGAATATGTGCGCATTGTTGGTGAGACACTTGAAATCAGTTGTACTACGAACAACCcaaattttaattataatgtgaCCTGGAAGCACTCTACAAGGGAG AGGTTACAAGCGTCGGAAGAGATTGGTTATGAGGGAAGTAAACTGGCTATAAGGAGTATTTTGAAAATTCCTGCGGTGAGCATGTCAGACACAGGGAATATAACTTGCGTAGGAGCAAATGAAGCTGGTACAAACAGTTCAACCACATACCTGCAAGTTGTAG ATAAAGCCTACCTCAGGTTGTCAACCCCAATGGACACTGTCCTTGAAGTTCAAGAAGGACAAGACTTGGAGCTGAAGGTTTTAATTGAGGCCTAccctgtcattttgcagaaagGATGGGTCACACCCAGGTCACATAATAATTCTGCTCACAAACAAGTGTTTCACAAATTCAACAACAG ATACGAGGCCATTTTGTTATTGAGGAGAATGAAAGCTGAAGAGAGAGGACAGTACATCTTCTTTGCCAAGAACACAAAAGAAAATGCTTCTGTTACGTTTCATATTCACTTTCACC AGAAGCCGACGGCTGAGGTGAAGTGGCACAACACCAACAACCTGAGCTGCAGGGCATTTGGGTACCCAGCTCCCAACATCCAGTGGCACCAGTGCTTAGGAATGAAATCCAC GTGCAAAGAGAATGACACTGCTACTTTGGAGCATCTCCAAGCAGACACAACTGTTTCAAACCAAGAGCCCTATGGAGATGTTGAAGTGCTGAGCACAGTGAACGTGGGCCCCTTCTCTGAGAGGATGACCGTGGAGTGTGTGGCTTTTAACATCGCAGGGGAGGATCGGGTTTCACTGCAGACCGATGTTTTAC ATACACCTTTCTTCACAAAGACTCTTGTGGGATCATTGTGTGTGGCTGGCCTTTTCCTGGTGCTTCTGGTGATCCTGTTGTACAAGTACAAGCAG AAACCAAGGTATGAAATCCGTTGGAAGATCATTGAGACATGTGATGGGAACAACTACACCTTCATTGATCCAACCCAGCTACCATACAATGAGAAATGGGAGTTCCCCAGAGACAAACTGCGTCTAG GGAAGATCCTTGGGGCTGGTGCGTTTGGGAAGGTCGTTGAAGCCACAGCTTACGGTCTGGGCAATGAGGACAATGTTGTTCGTGTGGCTGTCAAAATGCTGAAAC CAAGTGCCCATTCTGACGAGAGGGAGGCCCTGATGTCTGAACTGAAGATCCTGAGTCACCTTGGACACCACAAGAATATTGTCAATCTTTTAGGTGCCTGTACTCATGGAG GCCCAGTCCTTGTTATCACTGAGTACTGCAGCTATGGAGACCTGCTGAACTTCCTCAGAAACAAGGCTGAATGTTTTCTGACTTCTGTGAGTGTCCCCAACATACTAGAGGAGGCCGGTGACTACAAGAACTTGAGTATTGAGAAGAAATACATAAGAAg TGACAGTGGCATTTCAAGCTCCTGTTCCGATGGTTACTTGGAGATGAAACCTGGACCCCTACCAACACATTCACCCAAAG GTTCCACTTGTGATGAACCCGAAGGAGATACCTGGCCACTGGATATGGATGACTTGCTTAAATTCTCCTACCAAGTTGCTCAAGGGCTTTCTTTCCTTGCTGCCAAAAAT TGCATTCACAGGGATGTCGCTGCGAGGAATGTGCTGTTGACGGATGGGCGTGTGGCTAAGATCTGTGACTTTGGCCTGGCCAGAGACATCATGAATGACTCCAACTATGTAGTGAAGGGAAAT GCCCGCCTCCCAGTGAAGTGGATGGCCCCCGAGAGCATATTTGACTGTGTCTACACTGTGCAGAGTGATGTCTGGTCCTACGGCATTCTCCTATGGGAAATATTCTCCTTGG gcAAGAGCCCGTACCCCAGCATGCTAGTTGACACCAAATTCTACAAAATGATCAAAGATGGCTACCAGATGTCCAGACCAGATTATGCCCTCCCTGAAAT gtACACAATCATGAAGATGTGTTGGAATTTGGAACCAACCGAGCGGCCAACTTTCGATAAAATAGGCCAACTCATTCAGAGACTACTGGGTGAGCAAACAGAGCAG ATTTATAAAAACGTGGGGTACAGTGGAATGGAAGAAGAGGCGGAAACCTGCGATGCCCCTAAATGCCAAGAAGAGTCATGTGACCAGGGAGAGGATGTCCAGCCACTGATGAAAACTAATAACTACCAATTCTGCTGA